Genomic window (Candidatus Latescibacterota bacterium):
CATCGGGCTGTCGTTCCTCTCTCTGGGTGCACTGGTCTACTTTGATTCCCCGATATTTGTAACATTCTGCGCCCTGGCTGGAGCCCTGCCGATCTTGTTGAAGAAGCGATTTGTATTTCCGCGTACCGGCTATTATACATCCGACTCGGCCCCCGCGACCCGGGACATCAACTCGCGATTCGGGTATTTCATTGTGTCGATCCTCATTCTGCTGACAGCCCTTGGGGTGATGAAAGCCACGGGTATGAGCTTCCCCTCCCTCATAGAGGATAACGTCCTGATCCTGGCTGGACTGCTGTTCACCGCGGCGATAATAGCGGGCGCGCTTTACACCGGAATCAAAAGAGTCTATTTCTACGCGGCCCTGACGCTGGGACTGTTCATACATGGTTCGCTGCGGACCTACCCTACGACAGACGGCATGGACCTTGTAAGAGAAGCTCTTGGCCTGCACATCATAGTTTTCGGAGCGGTGTGCTTTCTGATCGGCTGCGCATTCTTTGTCAGATTCCTGATCAAGTATCCGGTCATAAAGGATGTGGATGATGAAAAAGAATAATGACAGCGAAGCCTCAAAGCCCGGGCAACCGCTGATTGACTCGCTGATTCATGCACCGGCAAGGTTCAAGATAATGTCAAACCTCTATCTTGTTGGCTGGGTCGACTTCCTCTTTCTTCAGAACCTCACGGGACTGACCAGGGGAAACCTCTCATCACACCTGACCAGACTGGAAAAAGCGGAGTATGTGCTGATCAAAAAGGAATTCATCGGCAAGATCTCGCATACAACCATCTCGATGAGCGATAAAGGGCACAAGGCGTTCAACATCTACCGGGAAAACTTAAAGAAGCTGCTCGAAGATATCCCGGAGTAGCGGGAGTCTGGCGGTCATCTTACCGTTATCGGAGAAGCACCATCTTTCTCGTCAGGACATGCTTGCCCGCCTTGAGGCGGTAGAAGTAGACGCCCGCTCCGACCCGTTGCCCCTTGTGGTTGCGGCCGTCCCATATGGCGACATGGTAGCCGCGGCTCTGCGTCAGGTCGACGAGGCGATCGACCCTTCTTCCCGACACGTCAAAGACATCGACTGTGACCGGCGATTTCGCAGGCAGGAAATACCTGATGGTGGTTACTGGATTGAAAGGATTGGGGTAGTTCTGGAACAGGGTGAGCGGTAACTGAGGTGTGCTGATCTCACCTGTCTCGAAGAGGATTCTGCTCTGAGAGTCGAGTTCGTAGAGAACGCGGTAACGGTAGGCCTGATCATTCTCTATGCCGGCATCGACTACCCTGAAGTCCAGCCCATGGGCCTCGACGATCAGGCCGGGCATCGGCGTGAACAGTTCTTCGCCGCTCGCCGCCCTCTCGACGCTGAATTTTACGCCGTCATCCAGCTCGCTCAAAGACCACCTGATCTCTATGAATTCTCCGAGATGACTCGCCGCGAACGACTGGAGCAGGGTGGCCACATACTGGTTATCGACAAAGATCGAATCCTCGATGGAGCCGTCGTTGCCGGTATCGATCAGAATCTTGACGGGCAGCGTCCCGATATCGTCCCAGGACGGCACGATTGTATGAGATGTGTTCGCCGGAAGATCGATCGCCGAGTGCTCGAAAATACCTCCCGCACTTGCCGCAGCGATCCTCAGCCTGAGCTTGTACGACTTCTGCGGTCCATGATTGACGAATCTCAGGCTTCCGCTCTCCGGCGGTTCTATCGTCACCGAATCGCCCTGGACGAGGACACACTGCATCAGGCTGAATACTCTTTCTCCGCCGAAGATCTCTTCGCAAAGCTCGCCGCTGACTGTCTTCATGGCCGCATCGGGATTGACCAGAGTAAACACCTCTCCGCAGTTCACTCGGTCGGTCTGAGTCAAAACGGCATCGTTTCTCGCGTAAGAGAAGATCAGCGATTCAGTAAAGTACGACATCGACACGTCCGGACCGGGGAAATCCGTCATCGTCACATCGTACGGACCCTCGGGGAGAATGTATTCCATCGGAGGGTGAAAAGAACCGGTAAGAGGTACCACCGGGCGAGCGTCCGGGATCGAATTGTAGATGCTGCCACCTGAGAAACCGATCGATCCTCCCATCTCGCCCTCTATATCTATCGAAGTCCCCTCCGTGTTGTACAGGCTGACATATCCCGGCCCTGCGGCCGGCCCTGCGAAGGAGCCGGTCGATTTGCCCCATGCAAAAGTTCGTAGCATGTCACGGCCGGCTGAGGAGCTCGAAAAATCCGCAGGCGGCTCGAAGTAGTTACTCGCCCTGTCCATGAGATGCAGCAGAGAATCTCCACCCCAGCCTGGAAGATTATCGTAGTTCCAGCAGCCGCTCTCCACACCCACCACTATCCTGGCGGAATGATCGTCGGGGAAATTGCTGTCGTAGACGTAGATCGAGTCGTATTGAGGAAAGTCTTCGCTTCTTACGACCTTCCACGGAACGACGGCGTGGGCGCCGCTTCCCGAGTTGTACCCGAGGTAGAGCCACCTGTCGTCTCTCGTATCTTCGAGAAACATCGATCTGATCTCTGCAATGGCCTGATCGGGGCTCTTGGCAAAATTCGAATCGATCCTCGCATTAAAATTCGCGCCAAGCTGATAAAGAGCGATCCCGTTGACTGTCTGCCTGAGATCGTCATCCAGAGAAAGCGCATGGAGGACGTCGTAGGCATCGACGCCGGGGTAAGAAGCTAAAAAGGTGATCTTGTCGTCGAAGGCCATCAGGCTCGACAGCGAGAATCCCAGACAGCTGCCGGCCCATTCTTCCTTGATCGACGCCCACTTCTGCACGGCCGAGGGACGGTATTCGATTCCAAAAGGAGTGTTTATGTAGCACGCGCCTGCGCCGAATACGCTGGCGAAGAGGAGCCAGTCGGGAAAATCATCCGGCTCGGCTTCGATGAATCCCGGCACGGTGAAATAGAACGGATATTCCCTGCCCGTGTTGGGATCGATGCCATTTACGTAGTCGAACCGGTTCCACCAGCTCTCCGGCCACATGTCATCCTCGACATTCCGGAAATCCCAGTCATCGCGGCCAGGAAGAAAGGGATAATACTCGAGATCGGGGTCGAGCCGGGTTAGCTCGTCCCCCTTTATTTTGAAAAGACCGCTTTCCGCTCTCTGGTTCTGATTTGTGATGTCTTCGATCAGTATTCGGCATTTTGCCGATACAACATCGGGCACCGTCCACTTGTACGATCCATCGCTGGCAGGGACGCTCGCCGCCACCTCGTGATACTCGATGTCCTGGGGATCATAATGCGTCGCGTAAGAGATCGAGATCGAATCGATCCCGACAGCGGACCATTCGATATTGTACTTCTCTCCCGCAATCCAGAGATCGTCCTCTTCTGGAGAAAGGACGATGACGGTGAAAGTGTCTGGATTAAACTCGTCCGCCCCGATATCCACGTCGGCAAGCGCGATACCGTCTCCGTCGATGATCCTGAGATCCCCGTCGATATCCATTTCGGCATTTGTAGATGGAGTATCCCCCGCGTCCACCAGAGTCGAGGCCCAATCGAGATGATGATCGAAGATCCTGAAAGTATCCCCCACCGCTGCCAGGGCGGTGATATCGCCGCTGATGAAGATCGTGTCCTCCACTGATCTTTCGATGAAGAACCACCTCTCCTCGCTCCGGTCGGGCCTTATGATGAGCTGATCGATCTTCGATCCGGGCGGGTCGAGACCGGAATGGACGATGACCGAGAGGTTCTCCTTTTCAACATAGCCGACGCTATCCGCTATTCCCGTCACTTCGGCCACGAAAAGGGGATCGATATCCTCGTTCGTAGCGTATATCCCTCCGAGGGACTGCAGTTCCTCAACTGTCCGGAAAGACCCCGTCCCCGTCCGGAACCACAGCTCGTAGAGACCGTCATTGTCGTGGAAGACGTTATACCCCACCCAGGGGATCTCGTTATCGTCCTTCGAGTATCCGTTTCCTATGTTGCCGTAAAAAATATTGCTGGCTATCCGGCTTTGAGCCCCATCGTCCAGATCGTGCCACAGGCCGATCTTGTAATTATAAGCTGCCGTGTTGTTGATAAACTCGAGATCGCTGGAATGGATCTCAGCACCATGCCCCCGCAGTGATGAAGAGAGCTGATAATACCCGTTTCCCGCTATGACACAACTTTCCACACGGACAGGCACGTCATCGCCTCCGTCATCCTCGGCCTGGATGCCGGATTCCCCGTTACCCGATATGATACATCTCTCTATCGTCAGGCCGGTGATCCCCGTCCCGATGTCTGCCAGTATCCCTGCATTCTCATTCCCGGAAAATATACTGCGGGATATCGAGATCTCGGCCGGCGACGTATATCCGCAGTTCAGGGAGATCCCCCGTCGGTTGTCAACCACTGTGATGTTCTCGACTATCAGCTGCTGGACCAGTCCGAACTCGTTTGTGAAGGCCACACCCGAACCGGCATTATCCATAAATGTTGAATTGGTTATCTCAAAGATATTATAGCCCGTACCGATGCAGCTGATGCCGCTCCCCTCATTGAATTGAAATGTGCAGCCGTCGATCAGCGCGTCGCCCTGCGAGTCGATGCCTCCCTGCGAATATCTCACCGTGCAGCCGGATAACGATAATGAACCATCGGTATGGACATCTATTCCGCTGTTATACCCCCATGTCTGGATGGAGGAAGGTTCGGGCTCAAGGTCCGTGTCGCCTCCGAACTGATCATCCTCGAAGGAGGTGAGGACCGCTCCCTCCGCTGTCATCCGGCCGTAGACGTTGAAGTTCGGATGAGATGAGACATCGGTCATCTTGAGGACCGAGCCCTCGCCGATCGAAAGAGTCCGGTCAGCCATTACATCTATCCGCCCCACGAGGAAAGGGATCTCGGCGGAGGACTGCAGCTGGCAGTCGACGTCCCGCACCTCGCCATCCATCCTGATGACATCGATCGTATTGCCGCTCCCCGTATTTCCCCTCAGGTCACGAAGAACGCATCCGTTCGCTTCGACCAGGGCGGACTGGGGCGGGTACGGAAAGAACTCGACGTCATGGAATTCATTCCCCACTACCTTGACCTGATTGACAGAGTGTAGATAGACCGTGTAGCGCCCCAATGTGCTCATATCGTTAAAAGAACATTCCGTCATCGAGAAATTCCAGAAAGGGTCGCGTGAAGTATAGTAGGGATCTATGTAGTTGATTACCCGTGATAACGCTTCGAATCCGGATTCGGAAAACTGACAGTTATCGAGAGTGACATCTCCACCTCCGAAATCGAGCAGGTAGGCTTCGCAGGTCCCGAAATGTCCCACACTGTCGAAATTGCACCATGAGAACTCGACCATATACGTATCCCGGCCGGGACTGGCGGAGCTGGTCCAGTCACCGGTCTTGATGCCGTAGGCGCCTTTGAAGATCACCCGGTCACTTGAAGTGCCGGTGACATGTATATGTCCATAGGACCGCAGCATGAGTGGTTCCGATGTGGGCGGCATGAAGATCAGCTCGAAAGGGACAGATCCCGCGCCGTCCGTACGGACATAGAAGGATCCAAAGTCGATGACCCTGTCATCTTCACCGAGGATGTTCGTCACTGCGATATCCCGCTCGATTATAAACGGCGGGCCGGGATCGAGGTCCATGAACAGGCCGTAGGCGTTCTGGTAATCCCTGTCGATCGATACCCCCCTTCCATAGAGGGAAAGGGCCGCAGTCACCCAATCCTCGAGATCTTCGTCCCATTGCCTGTTCAGGTATACTTCAGCACTGACGGGATGAAGCCCCATGGACAACATTAAAAGGAATATCAGGATGAACGAAAGATACTTCACCGTAAAAGCACCATCTTCCTCGTCCGCTCAAAATCTCCCGCTGACAGGCGATAGAAGCAGACTCCGCTCGCCACCGGTTTGTCTTTGTCGTTCTTTCCATCCCAGATCACTGAATATCCGCCGAACCTTGCTTCGAGCTCTTCGTCGATCAAAGTAGCGACAAGGCGCCCGGATACGTTGGCGTCCGCAATACAATATTCATCGGTAAAGAGACATGAATTGATGGGACTCGATCTATCTTCTATCGACCCGTTGTAATTGGGTGTAATGGACTCGATGGCCTGACTGAAGGCAGATGAACAGCTGCTGGCAATGGTCATGATAGTAATGACCAGCACACAGCATATCGTTTTCATTATTATCTCCCTTGAGAAGGTGAGAAGATTATATCAGAACAAAACTCGACATTCAAGTCGGTTTACAACTTGCGGCCAGGAACAGATTTAAAGAGCTCTGCCCGCATGGGCAACTCCTTCGCCTCGCCGACGAACCTGTCCGGGCCTGGACAAAGAGTACCCGTAGCAGGGTCAGCCCCCCCGTAATCAATCAGCGACACACCAGGGCTGATACATATTTACATGCCTAGGTACAAAGAACTTAATAGACGTCGACCAGCGTAACCATATGTTTACACTTGCAGTTATGTCATTTTTCTATTGACTGCGGAGTGTGATTATGGTAGCCTGCCCCTGATTCTAATACTAGATGTTCTCAGGGGAAAAATATAAAATCTAAATCTCGATGCCGGGAATTGATTTACTTCTTTAGACAGAATCTAAAGGGAAGGGCACTCTCATGAAACATCAGACCCATATTTATATAGCCAGGAAGGCTATCGAACTTCTCTACGACTCACTTAATAATTTAAAATACCCGAGCGGTCAGGCCGCGGCCTCTTCGAAAAAAACGGCGTGGCGCAGGGAAGCGAAGGATCTTCAGAGGATACTATACTCACACATCGGCTCTATCACAGAGGCGAGCTGGGCGCCCGACGACATCCTCTGCGACAAATCGACCTTCCACGTATTCAAGCTTTACACGGAGGACGAGTTCACGGATTTCGCGGATTTCTCAAAGGAGATCCACGTCTACCACAGCAAGAACTACCACCGGGCCTCCGGCGGTGGCGGCCTACCCTACAAGGTCGACCACCTCGCGAGAATGATCAACGACATGCTGAAGCTCAGGCAGTTCAACGACAGCTTCAACATGGAACATATCATGTACCAGTTCTTCCTTCTCTCGCATTACGTGGTCGATGCCCATGTCCCGATGCACTGCGACATCCGCGACGACAATCCCGGCTCGAAGAAGCCCAGCGAGGGTCTCTACTACCCGGATAAATGGCACGGCAAGCTCGAGCAGACATGGGAAGATGCAGTCCTTCCTGTCGGGATCGAAGAGAACCTGATCATCGCTGAAAAGGGCAAAGAGATGGGCGTGGACAGCGAATACAGTGACAGCGTCGCATACAACCTCAAGAAACACGCGAAGGAGATCGACACATTCTATCTGGAACCCAGAAAGCTCTTGGACTACATGATAGACCTCTGCATCAAGTCGAAGAAACGCAACCAGCGTCTCTTCCCCATCGCCGACCCGTCCGAGCCGGTGATGGCCAAGTTCGACGACATTACCAGGGAGATCTTCAACGCGGCAATCGGCAACGTCATCTCTATCTGGATGTGCATCTGGGCGAAGAACTGAAGAACTACCTCTTCAGATGTCGATCCATGAAGCTCGTGATCGTCTCGAACAGATGGGTCCGTGTCGCCTTGCCGGTCAGGCTGTGTTTCTTGCCCGGGTAGGTCATCATCTCGAACGGGATCATCCGGTCCTGAAGTTCCTTGAACAGACGGGTGCTGTTGGTGAACAGGACGTTGTCGTCGGCCATTCCATGTACCACCAGCAACGGGCCACGAAGGTTTTCGATATACGGAAAGACCGAGGTCGCTTCGTACCCGGCACCGTTCTGGTCAGGATGACCCAGGTACCGTTCGGTGTAATGCGTGTCGTATAACAGGTAGTCTGTGACCGGGGCGACCGCGACACCCGCATAAAACAGGTCGGGAGCTTTCATCATCGTCATCAGGGCCATGTACCCACCGTAGCTCCAGCCGAAGATCCCGATACGCTCCGCGTCGACATATGGTAGCGTGGCCAGAAATTCGGCACCGACTACCTGATCGTCTACTTCGATCTTTCCCAGTTGCCCATAGATCGGATCGTCAAACCTGGTCCCACGATGTCCCGTGCCCCTGTTGTCCAGGGTGAACACGACATATCCGTGCTGAGCGAGGTACTCGGAGTACAGACTCCAGATCCCGCTCCACTTATTGTACACCTGCTGACCGCGTGGGCCACCGTAGCAGTCGATGAACACCGGATACTTGCGATCCGCGTCGAAAGGTATCGGTTTGATAATGCTGTATTGAAGGTCCTGGCCGTCATCGGCTTTCAGTGTGCCATACTCAACGCTACTATGCCGGTCGGAATAAGGGAAATAGGGATGTCCCTCCACTAGAGGATTTTCCTCCAGCCAGGTGATGCGTGTGCCGTCTGCCCGGTGCAGGCTGACTTGGGACGGAGTATCAGTGTTGCTGAAATTATCGATGTAGCTGCTGCAATCGTCTGCCATCTCGATTCTGTGAACCCCATCACGAGATGTGAGCCGCTGTGGTTTTTCGGCATTTGAGCCGTCGAGCCTGACGGTGTATAAATGTCGTTCCAGAACGGTTTTTTCTGTACCGATGAAATATACAAGGCCTGCATCCTCGTCGACTCCGAGTACACTCTCCACACACCAGTCACCTTTTGTAAGCCGGGCCTTGATCTTACCCTCTGGCGTACAGAGATATAGATGGGGATATCCATCACGGACGCTTTTCCAGACAAAGGCCTCGCGGTCTTCGAGTACAGACAGGTCGTTGTGAAGCTCCACCCAGGTATCGCTGACTTCCTGCATGAACATGTTTGTCTTGCCGGTCTTGACATCCGCCATCAGCAGGTCGAGACTCTGCTGATCCCGCGGCTGGCGCTGGACGATTAGATGTCCGACATCGAACCAGTCGACACGTGCCAGATAGATGTCCGTCTCTTCTCCCAGATCGATCCAGGTTATGTCGCCTGTGCGTCCGCCAGCGACGGTCACTACACCAAGCGATACCAGAACGTTCGGGTCACCGGCAGCAGGATACCGCTGCTCACTCACCGAAAAACTTTCGGCATTTATCTCATAGCGCTTCGCCATCGGTACCGGTGACTCGTCAAACTGCTCAAAAGCGATATATTTCTCGTCACCTGACCACCAGTAGCCGGTGTAACGACGCATCTCCTCCTGGGCCACGAACTCGGCCATGCCATTGGAGATCACACCTCCACCATCATCGGTCAGCTGGCGTTCACGGCCGTTGCCACGATCTATCACAAAGAGATTTTTTTCACGGATGAAGGAGACAAAATTACCCAGCGGTGAAAACCGCGCGTCTGTCTCGAACTCATCGGTCTCGGTCAATCGGGTAGTCGCTTCACCGGCAGGTGATGTCAGATCATATACATAGATGTCGCCGGCCAGCGGGAACAGAAGCGCGGTACCGTCATCGGACCACCGGTACTCGACTATACCCTTGTACGACGAGATACGTTGCCGCTCGCGGCGAGCCTTTTCCTCTTCAGAGAGGATCTCCTCTCCTGGAAGAAGCACCTGCGAATCGACCAGCAACCGCGACACTCCGTCAGCGATGTTGTACTCCCATAGATCGAGTTGGTCGTGAGCTGTCTCCTTGCCCTGGAGAAAGGTCACACGCAGGCCGTCCGGGGAGATCTTCAACGAACGCAGACCGGGCCCGCTGAGGCTCGGGTCGTCGAAGATACGTTCAATGGTAAGTTGAACAGGCTCACCTGCCGATGCTGCAACTGACTCGGCTGCCGATGTGGCAGGAGCCAGAAAAAAGGACAGACATAGCAGGGTCAAAACCGGATAGATAAAGCAGGTACAACGCATAGTCGTTCTCACTTTCGATGAGTTAGTCTTTTCGGCATTCTAGCCCATCGATGCAATATATTTCAAGTCCGACTACGCGCGGGGCCTCATCGGCCTCTGTTGCACCTCACATCAACGCATCACAAGCAACTTCTTCGTCATCGACTGCTTGCCTGATGTGAGCCTGTAATAATAGATCCCTGAGCATACATTTGATCCACGCTCGTTGGTCCCATCCCAGACGACACGATGCTCTCCCCTGTCGACCTGGCCATCGACGAGGGTCGCCACTCTTCTGCCCGCGGTATCATAGATGGCAAGAAGCGTGCTGCCCGGCACCGCGACCGAATACTCGATCGTCGTAGACGGGTTACATGGGTTGGGGTAGTTCCTTATCTGGAGAACGGATTTATCTACGGTCGTGACCCTGATCTCAAGCGAAGTAAATTCCCTGTCGGTGCCGACCGCGCCGACACGATAATAATAGACCCTGTCCGGTTCGGTAGTGAGATCCGGATAGCTGGTCCTCTCCGTCGCCGGGATCAGGATACTGTTGAGCCTGAAAAAATGTTCCCCTCCATCATCCGATCGATAGATATTGTATCCGATCACCGTTTCGTCGGCGCTGATATCCCAGTCCAGAAGAACAACGCCGTCCTTGTACGTACACGTGACCGAAGTGACGGCGATGTCGAGCGTCCCTTCCCACCCGTTTATCTTCGCCATCAGCCACCAGGCAGCGTTCCCCTTTAAGTCGCAATTTTCAAATGATGTGTGGTTTTCGTCAGCTCCGGCGAGTTGCGGATGCTCGACAGGAACAGTCTGCCCGTTATATTCGTAAGTCGAAAACTCCCACTCGCCCGTGGCAGGGTCTTTCCACCAGCAGTCGATATCTGCGTAATCGTAGAGGACCTTGTTGTTCTCGATGCAGAACTGTCGGATCTGCTCGTTCCTGTTGTGCCTGTTGTATCCGTAGTATTCGGCGTGCTCTGCCGTACCGGTAAAATAGACGAATGTCACATTCGGATACTCCTGCTCGAGCATGTTCATCGTGGCAAGATAGTCGTTCACCATTGATTCCGATCCCGTATCGAGGTGGGTGCACCAGCAAAACCCCGAGATGTTGAGCGCAGGAGTACCATCGAGCGTGGCGCGCGTACGGTCGAGCCCCGCTCCGCTCCAGTAGTCGGTCGGATCGGCCGGTGTAGTATACATGCACCATGCTCCTGCCTCTTCGACTAGATACCCACCGCTGTACGGCCAAGCGACACTGTACGTAAAGTCGGATTCCTCGAGCCTGGCAAGTCCCGTGTGGAGCTGCCTGCCATGAGACTGGCGGGCATAATGGAATCTGCAATTATCCTGTACCGCGTCGATCACCTCGAGCGGGATCTTCGAGATATCGGTGCAGGTGTGGTCGATGATAAGCGGCGATGTCCTCTCGCCCGCTTCGGCTGGCGCCGAAATCGCGGTCACAAGACCGACGAAAATTATTCCGATAAAAATGCTGTTCGTTCTTTTCAATTTTCTACCCCTCGTTACTTTGCTCATTCGTCATTTTGCCGCCCGGGCCCCCATCGTCGGAGATACGCAGGCACCGCAGGTTCAGAGCGCCGTTATCTCCGCCGCGCGCCTTCAGCACCATAGCCCCCCAGAGAGTTCGGTGCGTGCCCGGACGGGCGGATTCATCAGGCTGCGCCAGATACGTTCATGCCTTCCCGCAATCACGCAGCTGCCCGCAGAGATATTTCATTTTTTGGAAAATCGTAACGAAGCTTTAGATATGGGTCATACTTGTCGTTCGTTGATTGATGCTGCAAGGAACATTCCACGGAAACTGGCCGCGCAAGGCCTGATGA
Coding sequences:
- a CDS encoding right-handed parallel beta-helix repeat-containing protein, producing the protein MKYLSFILIFLLMLSMGLHPVSAEVYLNRQWDEDLEDWVTAALSLYGRGVSIDRDYQNAYGLFMDLDPGPPFIIERDIAVTNILGEDDRVIDFGSFYVRTDGAGSVPFELIFMPPTSEPLMLRSYGHIHVTGTSSDRVIFKGAYGIKTGDWTSSASPGRDTYMVEFSWCNFDSVGHFGTCEAYLLDFGGGDVTLDNCQFSESGFEALSRVINYIDPYYTSRDPFWNFSMTECSFNDMSTLGRYTVYLHSVNQVKVVGNEFHDVEFFPYPPQSALVEANGCVLRDLRGNTGSGNTIDVIRMDGEVRDVDCQLQSSAEIPFLVGRIDVMADRTLSIGEGSVLKMTDVSSHPNFNVYGRMTAEGAVLTSFEDDQFGGDTDLEPEPSSIQTWGYNSGIDVHTDGSLSLSGCTVRYSQGGIDSQGDALIDGCTFQFNEGSGISCIGTGYNIFEITNSTFMDNAGSGVAFTNEFGLVQQLIVENITVVDNRRGISLNCGYTSPAEISISRSIFSGNENAGILADIGTGITGLTIERCIISGNGESGIQAEDDGGDDVPVRVESCVIAGNGYYQLSSSLRGHGAEIHSSDLEFINNTAAYNYKIGLWHDLDDGAQSRIASNIFYGNIGNGYSKDDNEIPWVGYNVFHDNDGLYELWFRTGTGSFRTVEELQSLGGIYATNEDIDPLFVAEVTGIADSVGYVEKENLSVIVHSGLDPPGSKIDQLIIRPDRSEERWFFIERSVEDTIFISGDITALAAVGDTFRIFDHHLDWASTLVDAGDTPSTNAEMDIDGDLRIIDGDGIALADVDIGADEFNPDTFTVIVLSPEEDDLWIAGEKYNIEWSAVGIDSISISYATHYDPQDIEYHEVAASVPASDGSYKWTVPDVVSAKCRILIEDITNQNQRAESGLFKIKGDELTRLDPDLEYYPFLPGRDDWDFRNVEDDMWPESWWNRFDYVNGIDPNTGREYPFYFTVPGFIEAEPDDFPDWLLFASVFGAGACYINTPFGIEYRPSAVQKWASIKEEWAGSCLGFSLSSLMAFDDKITFLASYPGVDAYDVLHALSLDDDLRQTVNGIALYQLGANFNARIDSNFAKSPDQAIAEIRSMFLEDTRDDRWLYLGYNSGSGAHAVVPWKVVRSEDFPQYDSIYVYDSNFPDDHSARIVVGVESGCWNYDNLPGWGGDSLLHLMDRASNYFEPPADFSSSSAGRDMLRTFAWGKSTGSFAGPAAGPGYVSLYNTEGTSIDIEGEMGGSIGFSGGSIYNSIPDARPVVPLTGSFHPPMEYILPEGPYDVTMTDFPGPDVSMSYFTESLIFSYARNDAVLTQTDRVNCGEVFTLVNPDAAMKTVSGELCEEIFGGERVFSLMQCVLVQGDSVTIEPPESGSLRFVNHGPQKSYKLRLRIAAASAGGIFEHSAIDLPANTSHTIVPSWDDIGTLPVKILIDTGNDGSIEDSIFVDNQYVATLLQSFAASHLGEFIEIRWSLSELDDGVKFSVERAASGEELFTPMPGLIVEAHGLDFRVVDAGIENDQAYRYRVLYELDSQSRILFETGEISTPQLPLTLFQNYPNPFNPVTTIRYFLPAKSPVTVDVFDVSGRRVDRLVDLTQSRGYHVAIWDGRNHKGQRVGAGVYFYRLKAGKHVLTRKMVLLR
- a CDS encoding S9 family peptidase — encoded protein: MRCTCFIYPVLTLLCLSFFLAPATSAAESVAASAGEPVQLTIERIFDDPSLSGPGLRSLKISPDGLRVTFLQGKETAHDQLDLWEYNIADGVSRLLVDSQVLLPGEEILSEEEKARRERQRISSYKGIVEYRWSDDGTALLFPLAGDIYVYDLTSPAGEATTRLTETDEFETDARFSPLGNFVSFIREKNLFVIDRGNGRERQLTDDGGGVISNGMAEFVAQEEMRRYTGYWWSGDEKYIAFEQFDESPVPMAKRYEINAESFSVSEQRYPAAGDPNVLVSLGVVTVAGGRTGDITWIDLGEETDIYLARVDWFDVGHLIVQRQPRDQQSLDLLMADVKTGKTNMFMQEVSDTWVELHNDLSVLEDREAFVWKSVRDGYPHLYLCTPEGKIKARLTKGDWCVESVLGVDEDAGLVYFIGTEKTVLERHLYTVRLDGSNAEKPQRLTSRDGVHRIEMADDCSSYIDNFSNTDTPSQVSLHRADGTRITWLEENPLVEGHPYFPYSDRHSSVEYGTLKADDGQDLQYSIIKPIPFDADRKYPVFIDCYGGPRGQQVYNKWSGIWSLYSEYLAQHGYVVFTLDNRGTGHRGTRFDDPIYGQLGKIEVDDQVVGAEFLATLPYVDAERIGIFGWSYGGYMALMTMMKAPDLFYAGVAVAPVTDYLLYDTHYTERYLGHPDQNGAGYEATSVFPYIENLRGPLLVVHGMADDNVLFTNSTRLFKELQDRMIPFEMMTYPGKKHSLTGKATRTHLFETITSFMDRHLKR
- a CDS encoding transcriptional regulator, giving the protein MMKKNNDSEASKPGQPLIDSLIHAPARFKIMSNLYLVGWVDFLFLQNLTGLTRGNLSSHLTRLEKAEYVLIKKEFIGKISHTTISMSDKGHKAFNIYRENLKKLLEDIPE
- a CDS encoding T9SS type A sorting domain-containing protein, with protein sequence MKRTNSIFIGIIFVGLVTAISAPAEAGERTSPLIIDHTCTDISKIPLEVIDAVQDNCRFHYARQSHGRQLHTGLARLEESDFTYSVAWPYSGGYLVEEAGAWCMYTTPADPTDYWSGAGLDRTRATLDGTPALNISGFCWCTHLDTGSESMVNDYLATMNMLEQEYPNVTFVYFTGTAEHAEYYGYNRHNRNEQIRQFCIENNKVLYDYADIDCWWKDPATGEWEFSTYEYNGQTVPVEHPQLAGADENHTSFENCDLKGNAAWWLMAKINGWEGTLDIAVTSVTCTYKDGVVLLDWDISADETVIGYNIYRSDDGGEHFFRLNSILIPATERTSYPDLTTEPDRVYYYRVGAVGTDREFTSLEIRVTTVDKSVLQIRNYPNPCNPSTTIEYSVAVPGSTLLAIYDTAGRRVATLVDGQVDRGEHRVVWDGTNERGSNVCSGIYYYRLTSGKQSMTKKLLVMR